The Paracoccus seriniphilus genome includes a window with the following:
- a CDS encoding spore coat U domain-containing protein has translation MTASRSRPLAALLLFLLAAFPSAVRAQSCSFSASDIVLGQIDVLGGGATDAVGNIDVDCSTFLGLLSSIEMEIHLGEGQGGLSGGLRRMTSATTSTGLSYELYQDAAHSTVFGGSYGSHGGQSVYLSGSSLLTVLTTSGVNVPVYARVPAGQSAVTPGSYRSSFSRNPLDVRVEYRTCALLGLLGCSNRTASFSFDVRGEISPDCRVEADDLDFGSVGLLNQAVDAASQIRVTCTAGSSFDVGLGYGLHGSDMNDRHMQDLAGNQVSYQVYRDNGHSLGWGLPADGAASTSAGSGAVESFTVYGRVPVQTTPPPGNYSDTLVVTVTY, from the coding sequence GTGACCGCAAGCCGTTCCCGGCCTCTGGCCGCCCTGTTGCTGTTCCTGCTGGCGGCATTTCCATCTGCTGTCCGGGCGCAAAGCTGCAGCTTCTCGGCCAGCGATATCGTTCTGGGTCAGATCGACGTGCTGGGCGGTGGCGCGACGGATGCCGTCGGCAATATCGACGTCGACTGTTCGACCTTTCTGGGACTGCTGTCCTCGATCGAGATGGAGATCCATCTGGGCGAGGGGCAGGGCGGGCTGAGCGGCGGCCTGAGGCGGATGACCAGCGCCACCACATCAACCGGACTGAGCTATGAACTGTATCAGGATGCGGCGCATAGCACCGTCTTTGGCGGCAGCTATGGCTCTCATGGTGGTCAGTCGGTCTATCTGAGCGGATCCAGCCTGCTGACCGTGCTGACCACATCGGGGGTGAATGTGCCGGTCTATGCCCGTGTGCCAGCCGGACAATCAGCCGTCACGCCGGGCAGCTATAGATCCAGCTTCAGCCGCAATCCGCTGGACGTGCGGGTTGAGTATCGCACCTGCGCGCTGCTTGGGTTGCTGGGGTGCAGCAACCGCACGGCAAGCTTCAGCTTTGACGTTCGCGGCGAGATATCGCCCGATTGCCGGGTCGAGGCCGATGATCTGGATTTCGGTTCGGTCGGCTTGTTGAATCAGGCCGTCGATGCCGCCAGCCAGATTCGTGTCACCTGCACCGCGGGGTCCAGCTTCGATGTCGGGCTGGGTTATGGTCTGCATGGCAGTGACATGAACGACCGCCACATGCAGGATCTGGCAGGAAATCAGGTCAGCTATCAGGTCTATCGCGACAATGGCCACAGCCTGGGTTGGGGGCTGCCTGCGGATGGAGCCGCATCGACCTCGGCGGGATCGGGGGCGGTGGAGAGCTTTACCGTCTATGGGCGGGTTCCGGTCCAGACCACTCCGCCGCCGGGAAATTATTCCGACACGCTGGTGGTGACGGTGACCTATTGA
- a CDS encoding LacI family DNA-binding transcriptional regulator translates to MPKTDRITNVTADDVAASAGVSRWTVNRAFKKDASISPRTRAKVMSAAQSLGYVPDLGAAALASTRSNLVALLVDDFTNPHKLVMLERLTRALRRRGWDTLLVNTLDRDDTQPALLNASQRRVDATILIGIQFDDEVLATAHRARRFKKLIIFARQSQNPDTISIAVDDEAATREITAYVIERGYRNPLYIAGPPTISAHLLRKETFAAIWQDRFAQTPDSVTVPRYDATLAANIALDTLKARRRDDLPDIIVCENDALALGVIDTLRHCLGLRVPEDVAVIGFDDIPQAASPNYCLTTYRQPLTDMSNYLVDVLENADGTCLDRQFQGQLIIRNSA, encoded by the coding sequence GTGCCCAAGACCGACAGAATTACCAACGTCACCGCCGATGATGTCGCCGCCTCGGCCGGGGTTTCCAGATGGACCGTCAACCGGGCCTTCAAGAAGGATGCCTCGATTTCGCCCAGGACCCGCGCCAAGGTGATGTCGGCGGCGCAATCGCTTGGCTATGTCCCGGATCTGGGCGCGGCGGCGCTGGCCTCGACGCGGTCCAACCTGGTGGCATTGCTCGTCGATGATTTCACCAATCCACACAAGCTGGTAATGCTTGAACGCCTGACCCGCGCCCTGCGTCGGCGCGGCTGGGACACGCTGCTGGTGAACACCCTTGATCGCGATGACACGCAGCCGGCCTTGCTGAATGCCAGCCAGCGCCGGGTCGATGCGACGATCCTGATCGGCATCCAGTTCGATGACGAGGTTCTTGCCACGGCACATCGCGCGCGCCGCTTCAAGAAGCTTATCATCTTTGCCCGGCAATCGCAGAATCCCGATACCATCTCGATTGCCGTCGATGACGAGGCCGCCACGCGCGAAATCACCGCCTATGTGATCGAAAGGGGCTATCGCAATCCGCTGTATATCGCCGGCCCCCCGACGATTTCGGCGCATCTTCTGCGCAAAGAGACCTTTGCAGCGATCTGGCAGGACCGCTTCGCCCAGACGCCCGACAGCGTCACGGTGCCCCGCTATGATGCCACCCTTGCAGCGAATATCGCGCTGGACACATTGAAGGCGCGTCGGCGCGACGATCTTCCCGATATCATCGTCTGCGAGAATGATGCGCTTGCTCTGGGTGTCATCGACACCCTGCGCCATTGCCTGGGGCTGCGCGTCCCCGAGGATGTCGCCGTCATCGGTTTCGACGACATTCCTCAGGCGGCCAGCCCCAACTATTGCCTGACCACCTATCGCCAGCCGCTGACCGACATGTCAAACTATCTTGTCGATGTTCTGGAAAATGCGGATGGAACCTGCCTTGACCGACAATTCCAGGGCCAGCTGATCATACGCAACAGCGCCTGA
- a CDS encoding sugar ABC transporter substrate-binding protein, with protein MKKFLASVAAAAALTAMPVAAADIIVVAHGQANDPFWSVVKNGVQQAGEDSGANVEFRSPETFDMVQMSQLIDAAVNQEPDGLVVSIPDVDALGPSIRRAVEAGIPVISMNSGSDVARELGALLHVGQSEYDAGKAAGEKLAEMGGTKGICVNHEVGNVSLDLRCDGFAEGFGQEVNVIPTQNDPTEVQSKVRAALESDPDVDTVLGLGASLVGEPAVAAVKALGRDDVLVASFDLSAGFLQSVADGDAAFAIDQQQFLQGYLPVMFLALNAEYGLVPGGDVASGPNLVTKEAAEQVIELSAQGIR; from the coding sequence ATGAAGAAATTTCTTGCTTCGGTCGCTGCGGCCGCGGCCTTGACCGCGATGCCGGTCGCCGCAGCCGATATCATTGTCGTCGCCCATGGTCAGGCCAATGATCCGTTCTGGTCGGTGGTCAAGAACGGCGTCCAGCAGGCGGGCGAGGATTCCGGCGCCAATGTCGAATTCCGGTCGCCCGAAACCTTCGACATGGTTCAGATGAGCCAGTTGATCGATGCCGCCGTGAATCAGGAGCCTGACGGGCTGGTCGTGTCGATCCCCGATGTCGATGCGCTTGGTCCGTCAATCCGGCGCGCGGTCGAGGCCGGGATTCCGGTGATCTCGATGAACTCCGGTTCGGATGTTGCGCGCGAACTGGGCGCATTGCTGCATGTCGGCCAGTCGGAATATGACGCAGGCAAGGCCGCAGGCGAGAAGCTGGCAGAAATGGGCGGCACCAAGGGCATCTGTGTCAACCACGAGGTGGGCAATGTCTCGCTGGACCTGCGTTGTGACGGCTTTGCCGAGGGGTTCGGCCAGGAAGTGAACGTCATTCCGACGCAGAACGACCCGACCGAGGTTCAGTCCAAGGTCCGCGCGGCGCTGGAGTCCGATCCTGATGTGGATACGGTTCTGGGGCTGGGTGCCTCTCTGGTCGGTGAACCCGCCGTTGCCGCCGTCAAGGCGCTGGGTCGCGACGATGTTCTGGTCGCCAGCTTCGATTTGTCGGCGGGCTTTCTGCAATCGGTCGCCGATGGCGATGCGGCCTTCGCCATCGACCAGCAGCAGTTCCTGCAAGGTTATCTGCCGGTCATGTTCCTTGCGCTGAATGCCGAATACGGCCTGGTGCCGGGCGGTGATGTCGCCTCGGGGCCCAACCTGGTGACCAAGGAGGCCGCGGAGCAGGTCATCGAGCTGTCGGCTCAGGGCATCCGCTGA
- a CDS encoding ABC transporter permease produces MSAENLSQPDERMRAESLATKLMKKPELGAIGGVVLVTLFFLFTADSTMFTLSGIMNFMTPAAQLGILGIAAAMLMIGGEFDLSIGSMVAFAGMVFGVLTVNMGLPLIFAIPLTMAFAAGIGAVNGTIVLRTGLPSFIVTLAGLFILRGAALVGLKLFTGGSTQLRGVRDAVEGDWLAPLFSGDAFPGLFAWLSGLGLIDSFKSGMPKVPGIPVEIIWCLLIALVATYVLVRTPVGNWIFATGGDSNAAKNSGVPVRGVKISLFMLTACAASLVAIITVMDAGSTDARRGFMKEFEAIITAVIGGCLLTGGYGSAIGAFFGAIIFGMVTIGLTYTSFDQDWFQIFLGGMLLLAVVFNNVIRKRVTGER; encoded by the coding sequence ATGTCTGCAGAAAATCTTTCGCAACCGGATGAGCGTATGCGCGCGGAATCCCTGGCGACCAAACTGATGAAAAAGCCGGAACTGGGGGCAATCGGCGGCGTGGTGCTGGTGACGCTGTTCTTCCTGTTCACCGCTGACAGCACGATGTTCACGCTGTCGGGCATCATGAACTTCATGACCCCCGCCGCACAGCTGGGCATTCTGGGCATCGCGGCGGCCATGCTGATGATCGGCGGTGAATTCGATCTGTCGATCGGCTCGATGGTGGCATTTGCCGGGATGGTCTTTGGCGTGCTGACGGTCAACATGGGCTTGCCACTGATTTTCGCGATCCCGCTGACCATGGCATTTGCCGCCGGCATCGGCGCGGTGAATGGGACCATCGTGCTGCGCACGGGGCTGCCATCCTTCATCGTGACGCTGGCGGGGCTGTTCATTCTGCGTGGCGCGGCGCTGGTCGGGCTGAAGCTGTTCACCGGCGGATCGACCCAGCTGCGCGGCGTGCGTGATGCGGTCGAGGGCGACTGGCTGGCTCCGCTGTTTTCGGGCGATGCCTTTCCGGGGCTGTTTGCCTGGCTGTCCGGCCTTGGCCTGATTGACAGCTTCAAGTCCGGCATGCCGAAGGTGCCGGGCATTCCGGTCGAGATCATCTGGTGCCTGCTGATCGCCCTGGTGGCGACCTATGTTCTGGTGCGCACCCCGGTCGGGAACTGGATCTTTGCCACTGGCGGCGACAGCAATGCCGCCAAGAACTCGGGCGTGCCGGTGCGCGGCGTCAAGATCTCGTTGTTCATGCTGACGGCCTGCGCGGCCAGCCTGGTTGCCATCATCACCGTGATGGATGCCGGATCGACCGATGCGCGCCGTGGCTTCATGAAGGAATTCGAGGCCATCATCACGGCGGTGATCGGGGGCTGCCTGCTGACCGGGGGCTATGGTTCGGCCATCGGGGCGTTCTTCGGGGCCATCATCTTCGGCATGGTGACGATCGGCCTGACCTATACCAGTTTCGACCAGGACTGGTTCCAGATCTTCCTTGGCGGAATGCTGTTGCTGGCGGTGGTGTTCAACAATGTGATCCGCAAGCGCGTGACGGGAGAGCGGTAA